In Deinococcus maricopensis DSM 21211, one genomic interval encodes:
- a CDS encoding GNAT family N-acetyltransferase, with translation MQLVELHPTDPRVLALMDAQQAELERRYAPNSTEPFDPLTLATPRAALFAIQDGAQLLACGGLKPLSETEAELKRMYTAPDARGQRLGHRIVDALTQHARTHGFTRIVLETGVKQPEAIRLYERAGFTRIPNYGYYVDSPQSVCYALNLT, from the coding sequence ATGCAGCTGGTCGAACTCCACCCCACCGACCCGCGCGTCCTGGCGCTCATGGACGCCCAGCAGGCCGAACTGGAGCGCCGTTACGCGCCCAACAGCACCGAACCGTTCGACCCCCTGACGCTTGCCACCCCGCGCGCCGCGCTGTTCGCCATTCAGGACGGCGCGCAGCTCCTCGCGTGCGGCGGCCTCAAGCCCCTCAGCGAAACCGAAGCGGAACTCAAACGCATGTACACCGCGCCCGATGCGCGCGGCCAGCGCCTCGGGCACCGCATCGTGGACGCCCTGACCCAGCACGCGCGCACGCACGGCTTCACCCGCATCGTCCTCGAAACCGGCGTGAAACAGCCCGAAGCCATCAGGCTGTACGAACGCGCCGGGTTCACGCGCATCCCCAACTACGGCTACTACGTGGACAGCCCCCAGAGCGTCTGCTACGCCCTGAACCTCACGTGA
- a CDS encoding 4Fe-4S binding protein produces MLDGLLKVLGDLGNPVPRFTAQRCLTVRQNVGGCDACARACPHDAVILTHTVEINEANCTGCGLCVQACPSGALEFDVTGVLTGIRDQDGDAKLVCSKAGEPGRTLPCLARITPSAIVAAGAWDKPLTLVHGDCATCDLGGPTVPESTQAVIDAAQQLRASTGRAAQVTLRPAQAGETSGERVSRRGMFGTLFRGARTVVAQSIPDQPLPFVDWSVPEERVPQDWVWRARALKPTPAPGTPVHWPAPVVDDTCIDCPVCANVCPTNAITRDFQPTGEVTLTLDLAACTSCNACAQSCPPQAITLQPEWPIEAFGEGQVIRVGGSPL; encoded by the coding sequence ATGCTCGATGGCCTCCTGAAAGTGCTCGGTGATCTCGGGAACCCCGTCCCGAGATTCACCGCGCAACGCTGCCTCACCGTGCGGCAGAACGTCGGCGGATGCGACGCCTGCGCCCGCGCCTGCCCGCACGACGCGGTGATCCTCACGCACACGGTCGAGATCAACGAGGCGAACTGCACCGGCTGCGGCCTGTGCGTGCAGGCCTGCCCCAGCGGCGCCCTGGAATTCGATGTCACGGGCGTCCTGACCGGCATCCGTGATCAGGACGGCGACGCGAAACTCGTGTGCAGCAAAGCCGGCGAGCCCGGCCGGACGCTGCCGTGCCTGGCGCGCATCACGCCCAGCGCCATCGTCGCGGCGGGCGCGTGGGACAAGCCGCTTACGCTCGTGCACGGCGACTGCGCGACTTGCGACCTGGGCGGCCCCACCGTGCCCGAAAGCACCCAGGCGGTCATTGACGCGGCGCAGCAGCTGCGCGCCTCGACTGGCCGCGCCGCGCAGGTCACGTTGCGGCCCGCGCAGGCCGGCGAGACGAGCGGGGAGCGCGTCTCCCGCCGCGGCATGTTCGGCACGCTGTTCCGCGGGGCGCGCACCGTGGTCGCGCAGAGCATCCCGGATCAGCCGCTGCCGTTCGTGGACTGGAGCGTCCCGGAGGAGCGCGTCCCGCAGGACTGGGTGTGGCGCGCCCGCGCCCTCAAGCCCACGCCCGCGCCGGGCACGCCCGTGCACTGGCCCGCCCCGGTGGTGGACGACACCTGCATCGACTGCCCAGTATGCGCGAACGTCTGCCCCACGAACGCCATCACCCGCGACTTCCAGCCGACCGGCGAGGTGACGCTCACGCTGGACCTGGCGGCGTGCACGTCCTGCAATGCGTGCGCGCAGTCCTGCCCGCCGCAGGCGATCACCCTGCAGCCCGAGTGGCCCATTGAGGCGTTCGGGGAAGGGCAGGTCATCCGCGTGGGCGGCAGCCCTCTCTGA
- a CDS encoding LysR family transcriptional regulator has protein sequence MNAARPTLAQLRLFVAVADHGTFSTAAAELGLSQSTLSEAIATLERTLGRPLLRRTRTGVTLTDAGTRALDHARSAVLAVDDLHLALHDDAALKGTLTIASYRSAGMHLLAPVLASLRRTHPHLDVRITDGETDGEGGLRLIRDGQADVGLITVPDDAPLLTYPLIRDDYLAVFPARRGRTPTTWTEIAAHPLLLSPAGNTCNRTLRPHLHAHGVTDPHVIEVAEDDVILAMVEHGLGIALQPRLAVTPLRAGLIALPLPTPLTRTLSIAVRPGRANLPHISALISALRAHVTPHATGLPLSAD, from the coding sequence ATGAACGCCGCCCGCCCGACCCTCGCGCAACTCCGCCTGTTCGTCGCCGTCGCGGACCACGGTACGTTCAGCACCGCCGCCGCCGAACTCGGCCTGTCCCAGAGCACCCTCAGCGAAGCCATCGCCACCCTCGAACGCACCCTCGGACGACCCCTGCTGCGCCGCACCCGCACCGGCGTCACGCTCACCGACGCCGGCACCCGCGCCCTCGACCACGCCCGCAGCGCCGTCCTCGCCGTCGACGACCTGCACCTCGCCCTGCACGACGACGCTGCCCTCAAAGGCACCCTCACCATCGCGTCCTACCGCTCCGCCGGCATGCACCTCCTCGCACCCGTCCTCGCCAGCCTCCGCCGCACCCACCCCCACCTCGACGTCCGCATCACCGACGGCGAAACCGACGGCGAAGGCGGCCTCCGCCTCATCCGCGACGGCCAGGCCGACGTCGGCCTCATCACCGTTCCCGACGACGCGCCCCTCCTCACCTACCCGCTGATCCGCGACGACTACCTCGCCGTATTCCCCGCGCGGCGCGGACGCACCCCCACCACCTGGACGGAAATCGCCGCGCACCCCCTGCTCCTTTCACCCGCCGGGAACACCTGCAACCGCACCCTCCGACCCCACCTGCACGCGCACGGCGTCACCGACCCGCACGTCATCGAGGTGGCCGAAGACGACGTGATCCTCGCCATGGTCGAGCACGGCCTCGGCATCGCCCTGCAGCCGCGCCTCGCCGTCACGCCCCTGCGCGCCGGCCTGATCGCGCTGCCGCTCCCCACGCCGCTCACGCGTACCCTCAGCATCGCCGTCCGCCCCGGCCGCGCGAACCTCCCGCACATCAGCGCGCTCATCAGCGCGCTGCGCGCCCACGTCACCCCGCACGCCACGGGCCTTCCCCTCAGCGCCGACTGA
- a CDS encoding WD40 repeat domain-containing protein yields the protein MDQLTWAPDNRAVLALSDGRIDVFDAATGRRTAQLNTHHPAPCLLTFVPQGLLHTERDPNTRATWLTLRTWPTLRAQWRTPMPCPLSTSADRDGRTLAALLNTQGTVRVQLFDLHRRTPGRTLTRPDSSAVPVKVAVRPDGAEVAAGYSDGWIMVWNSRTGRETWRTRPYAGLSRALTWNPEGTALASSGFGRCRWWRSECTVVSWAGPGGVQQQVLWSSWFQGASSVQWPSVTTLLLTTTRQAWLVRAPTHPD from the coding sequence GTGGACCAGCTCACCTGGGCCCCGGACAACCGGGCCGTGCTGGCCCTCAGCGACGGCCGAATCGACGTGTTCGACGCGGCCACAGGACGCCGGACAGCGCAACTCAACACCCACCACCCCGCACCGTGCCTGCTCACGTTCGTGCCCCAGGGGCTGCTGCACACCGAACGCGACCCGAACACGCGCGCCACGTGGTTGACGCTCCGCACCTGGCCGACCCTGCGGGCACAGTGGCGGACCCCCATGCCCTGCCCCCTGTCAACCAGCGCCGACCGTGACGGCCGCACCCTCGCGGCCCTGCTGAACACTCAGGGGACCGTCCGCGTTCAGCTGTTCGACCTGCACCGCCGCACCCCGGGGCGTACCCTCACCCGCCCGGACAGTTCGGCGGTCCCCGTCAAGGTTGCGGTGCGACCAGACGGCGCGGAAGTGGCCGCCGGGTACTCCGACGGCTGGATCATGGTATGGAACAGCCGCACGGGACGGGAAACCTGGCGGACCCGGCCGTACGCGGGCCTGAGCCGCGCGCTCACCTGGAATCCGGAGGGGACCGCGCTGGCCTCCTCGGGCTTCGGTCGCTGCCGGTGGTGGCGCAGCGAATGCACCGTCGTCAGCTGGGCTGGGCCCGGCGGCGTTCAGCAGCAGGTCCTCTGGAGTTCCTGGTTTCAGGGCGCGTCGAGTGTGCAGTGGCCCTCCGTCACCACCTTGCTGCTCACTACGACACGCCAGGCCTGGCTGGTGCGCGCGCCCACCCACCCGGATTGA
- a CDS encoding YkgJ family cysteine cluster protein — protein MTAFDAPPEYAPRSAWHRDCTACGACCTAPDIHALAKPLGVPCAHLRADCLCAVYTSRPAVCRNYQPDWVCGEVAPLPTLDARARRFLDIYGLLDQT, from the coding sequence GTGACCGCCTTCGACGCTCCGCCCGAGTATGCGCCCCGCAGCGCGTGGCACCGCGACTGCACGGCGTGCGGCGCGTGCTGCACCGCCCCGGATATCCATGCGCTCGCCAAACCGCTCGGCGTGCCCTGCGCGCACCTGCGCGCCGATTGCCTGTGCGCCGTGTACACCAGCCGTCCCGCCGTGTGCCGCAACTACCAGCCGGACTGGGTGTGCGGCGAGGTCGCGCCCCTGCCCACCCTGGACGCCCGCGCGCGGCGCTTCCTCGACATCTACGGCCTGCTCGACCAGACCTGA
- a CDS encoding quinone oxidoreductase family protein, translated as MAHAILVHTHGGPDVLQWQPVPTPTPGPGQVRLRTTLTGVNYADVLARRGGYDAGATPPFTPGLDAVGVIDAVGEGVQDLHPGQRVAAFPLGGAYGTHVLAPAVLTYPLPNDLPDEAASALTPLVTAYNALTRAAHLHAGETVLVHAAAGAVGSLAVQFARALGAARVIGVVSHDARAAFIRALGADPIVHTREDFAERTLHLTGGVGADVILDTVSGDTLERGLTCLAPLGRLVTFGQAGGRPATLRTDLLHRTNRAVIGYSSGHLRKAHPESLRASVHAAFELLRSGRVHVPIDARYPLHDAARAHERVEARQGNGRVLLDAPHPV; from the coding sequence ATGGCCCACGCCATCCTCGTCCACACGCACGGCGGCCCGGACGTCCTGCAATGGCAACCCGTACCTACCCCTACGCCTGGCCCGGGACAGGTGCGCCTCCGCACCACCCTCACCGGAGTGAACTACGCCGACGTCCTCGCGCGGCGCGGCGGGTACGACGCGGGCGCCACCCCCCCCTTCACCCCCGGCCTGGACGCCGTCGGCGTGATCGACGCGGTCGGCGAGGGCGTCCAGGACCTGCACCCCGGCCAGCGGGTCGCCGCGTTCCCGCTCGGCGGCGCGTACGGCACGCACGTCCTCGCCCCCGCCGTCCTCACGTACCCGCTCCCCAACGACCTCCCGGACGAGGCGGCCTCCGCGCTCACGCCCCTCGTCACCGCCTACAACGCCCTCACCCGCGCCGCCCACCTGCACGCCGGAGAGACGGTCCTCGTGCACGCCGCCGCTGGCGCCGTCGGCAGCCTCGCCGTGCAGTTCGCCCGCGCCCTCGGCGCCGCCCGGGTCATCGGCGTCGTCAGCCACGACGCCCGCGCCGCTTTCATCCGCGCCCTTGGCGCCGACCCCATCGTGCACACCCGCGAGGACTTCGCCGAACGCACCCTGCACCTCACCGGCGGCGTCGGCGCGGACGTCATCCTCGACACCGTCTCCGGCGACACGCTGGAGCGCGGCCTCACGTGCCTCGCGCCGCTCGGGCGGCTCGTCACGTTCGGGCAGGCCGGCGGGCGCCCCGCCACCCTCCGCACGGACCTGCTGCACCGCACGAACCGCGCCGTCATCGGCTACAGCAGCGGCCACCTCCGCAAGGCCCACCCGGAATCGCTGCGCGCCAGCGTGCACGCGGCCTTCGAGCTTCTCCGCTCGGGCCGCGTGCACGTCCCCATCGACGCCCGGTACCCCCTGCATGACGCCGCCCGCGCCCACGAACGCGTCGAGGCCCGGCAGGGCAACGGACGCGTCCTGCTCGACGCCCCCCACCCTGTGTAA